Within the Girardinichthys multiradiatus isolate DD_20200921_A chromosome 12, DD_fGirMul_XY1, whole genome shotgun sequence genome, the region CTTTGGCCACTTTTCACCAATAGAACTATAGATACGAAACCAACCCGCTACTAAACTTGGTGCTAGAGGGTAACTGTCTCATCATAATACAGAAAATGTTTGATAAAAACTGATGCAGCTGCAGgaaaaatagataaaaacaaTCCACAAATGTCTGAGGTCCCTGAACGCGGCAGCAGGAATGTTTACCCTCTGTTGCCAGGCAACAACAGCGTCTATCCAACCGGTGGACTTAGGCCAGTCCAAACTCGGTATAGATGGCCGCTGCTGTTCAGGATCCGAACCGGGCCGCGGTGGCGTTCGGCCGGCAGGCCGTCCCGCAGCTGTTCGAGCAACTGCAGCAGAGAAACGCCCCCTGCAGCCTGCGGGTTCTAACATCACTCTGCGACCTGGTCCACGAACCGGAGCGGCTCTACCAGATCGTGACCGGAGGTAACCGGGCCGAACCGGACACTCAGAGCACGAACAGAGCTGCAGAAGGTTCTAGTACAGCTGATCCAAATAGAGAAAGTAAAGCCCTTAGATTTTAAATCATTCCAACCAATGAGTTTGGTTCTGGTAGAAAATGAGactcaaaatatgaaaaactgaCGTAAAAGAAGTAATTTATTACAGATTATAAAGATATATTTTACGTTTATTTtcaatagatagatagatgatagatagatgatagatagatagatagatagatagatagatagatagatagatagatagatagatagatagatagatagatagatagatagatagatagatagatagatagatagatagatagatagatagatagatagatagatagatagatagatagatagatagatagatagatagatagatagatagatcagGGTAAAGAAACATGCATCTGTTCACATGTTTTTCCTGTTCTGCAGGTTTCATTGCGCAGCTGCAGGATCTGTTGAAGGACGAGGATCCATCAGTGAGAACCAAAACCTGCGAGCTGCTTCATCTGCTGACAAGCCACAGCATCGGCAGGTAGGTCCTCCATCAGGACACCTTCAGGGTCAAAGGATAAAGGTCCGCTAGACCATTTATCAGCTCTGTGCCTGGAGAAGTCAGAGACACACGTCTTCAGAACCATCTGCAACCAACTGCAGGGTCCAAATAGAGGAGGCATAAAACATGCTTCTGGTTAAGGATCTGCAACACCAATGCCGATCAGTTACAGACACTAAAACCAAACTAGTGAAATaaataagaggaaaaaatacaaaatgattcttaaaatatataaagCGTAATTGTGAAATATGTTCACAAAGAGACATGAAATGTACAAGTATAGGCACTAAAAATGACGAGAGATGAAGTAAAAGAGGAATAAAATGTCATAAGAGTTTGTTAAATATGGAGAGccgttttatttaaaattaaataaataataaatactgctattgatgatgaaacggctctccatagtTATAGGAGCCATTTGAGGTTTTTGGTGTTTGGTCATAGTTTTGGTCtgtcttatttaattttattaattctGTTTGGTTTATATCTGAATTGACACTCTGACCTATATTTTACTCTACCACTGGTGGCGGTGTGGGGAAAATCTATATAGGTGTCAGGGTCAGAGGGCATCAGGTGTTAGGGTCTGTGGAGGTCATACGGTTTTTTACCGCTCTGTGTTGCATACTGGTTTGGCTTCATCATATCCACCTATTGACCATAATTGCCATCTTTTTGCATGCTGCCTTAAACCGCCACCCTGGATTTTGGATTTCATTCAACAATCAGTTTGTATTCAATAAATGGGAGCATTCCCAAACTTCTCCCAGTCCGGACATTACCTTACGAGCGCGTTAGGACCTGGATCCCCCGCACCCAGAAGCGACTAAAAATGGATGGAATTTGATAGCCGCTACTATAGctaaaaatctgagaagaaacaataaaatgtgtCTGTCTGcgggttgttgttgttgtactCGGAGTTCACCAGCAGGGGGCAGCCGCAACTCATCTCTGACTGTTCCTGAGCTCCTCTGGTTACAAACCTGCGAGTTCAGAGCAGCTGatttaaggaaaataatttattttttcatttataatcAGCATGGAGCCTTAGACCAGACTGACACTTCACATTTTTCTGTAAATGAGTCACAGCTGTAACAAAAACCGAACCTTCAGGACTCTACTGACATCTTCAGGCTTATTCTTCTTCCTAACAGAGTCTGTTGTAATCAGAGAGTGAGATGTTTGTTCCTTCAGGTTggctctcctctcctcctctcttctccCTCCTCTCTCTGACCTTCTGGACGACTCCTCGTCCTCCTGCAGGAGGAACGTCCACCTGGTGCTAAATGGCCTTGCTCAGATGCCTGCAGGTAAACTCTCCAACGTCAGCTCAGAGTTACAGATCAGTACCTGAAGCTGAGTGAACATTTCTATCTGTGCCTGCATTCACTGCAGGTGCTCAAGCCCTCCTGATGCTGGTCCCTAAACTTATGCTGAAGCTTaggcagatggaggaggagcaggaagaggaggaggcgtTGCTCCTCTCcaccctcagctcctgctccagGCTGGACCCGCTGCCAGCTCTTGCATCAGATGGTGTTCCTGTGCTGGGTCACACACTGTCCCACTGCTCCCCAAACATCTGCAGGGAGGCAACTGAGGTTCTGATGGCGCTGAGGTACATCAggaggtgtgtgtatgtgtgtgtgtatgtgtgtgtgtgtgtgtgtgtgtatgagtgtgtgtgtgtgtgtgtgtgtgtgacagtcTCCTCCTGGTTTCAGTGTTCCTGAAGATGGGAAGCGGCAGGTCTGTGAGGAGCAAGTCCTTCCCGTTCTGATGGGTCTGCTGCAGAACGGAGACCTCCAGGTTCAGACCAACGCTGCAGGAGTCATCATGAACACCGTCATCATCACCACAGGTCCCTCTTCCTGTTTGGTTTTATTGAGATGATTCTCCAAGTGTTCATTGGTTCTGAACATTTGATCTGCAAACTGCAAGTCCAAGAAAAGTTTAGAGAAGCAAAAAAATGAGCAAAGGGTGTAGGATGAAGTTAAACATTGGGGGAACatatattctcttaaaaaggctggaatatgctgtagggatcaggggaacagcgctaggttggtttaaatcttatctgtctgacagattccagtttgtttatgtaaatgataaatcatctttaaactctagggttaattgtggagtaccacagggttcagtacttgggcctattctctttactatatacagtgcagaccaaacgtttggacacaccttctcattcataaatatttctttattttcatgactatgaatattgtagcttcacactgaaggcatcaaaactatgaatgaacacatgtggaattatatactgaacaaaaaagtgtgaaacaactgaaaatatgtcttatattctaggttcttcaaactagccaccttttgctttgattactgctccacacactcttggtattctgttgatgagcttcaagaggtagtcacctgaaatggttttccaacagtcttgaaggagtttccagagatgcttagcacttgttggacattttgccttcactctgcggtccagctcaccccaaaccatctcgattgggttcaggtccggtgactgtggaggccaggtcatctggcgcagcaccccatcactctccttcttggttaaatagcccttacacatcctggaggtgtgtttggggtcattgtcctgttgaaaaataaatgatggtccaactaaacacaaaccggatggaatagcatgccgctgcaagatgctgtggtagccatgctggttcagtatgccttcaatattgaataaatccccaacagtgtcaccagcaaagcacccccacaccatcacacctcctcctccatgcttcacggtgggaaccaggcatgtagagtccatccgttcacctcttctgcgccgcacaaagacacggtgcttggaaccaaagatctcaaacttggactcatcagaccaaagcacagatttccactggtctaatgtccattccttgtgttctctatcccaaacaagtctcttctgcttgttgcctgtcctcagcagtggtttcctagcagctattttaccatgaaggcctgattcacacagtctcctcttaacagttgttctagagatgtgtctgctgctagaactctgtgtggcattgacctgttctctaatctgagctgctgttaacctgcgatttctgaagctggtgactcggatgaacttatcgtccgcagcagaggtgactcttggtcttcctttcctggggcggtcctcatgtgagccagtttctttgtagcgcttgatggtttttgcgactgcacttggggacactttcaaagttttcccaattgttcggactgactgaccttcatttcttaaagtaatgatggccactcgtttttctttacttagctgcttttttcttgccataatacaaattctaacagtctattcagtaggactatcagctgtgtactgtgtCCACCTCCTGGataacacaactgatggtcccaaccccatttataaggcttgaaatcccacttattaaacctgacggggcacacctgtgaagtgaaaaccatttcaggtgactacctcttgaagctcatcaacagaatgccaagagtgtgcggagcagtttTGGGAGCGAGCGGTCTAATCACTGAGCTAAATAGTTATCATAATACTCAGGAATATCTCTTAACACAGTGCTCACGAGGGGAACTTTTATTCAAAGCGCACAAACAACATCTTCacaaaaattccagaagtctcccACCCCTCAGTCTTTACGGGgcggtttttatacagatacaaagcattagTGTGTATTGTATTGCATCCTGACCAACTGACatcatcatactcatttacGTAAACCTTCTTGGCACCTTCAACATTGCTTTTCTCTACTTTTCCGGGAATACACATTTAGCCAAACATCTGGAAACATCAGATTGGCGTACGTGAAATTTTATAACATCACTCTCATAACTTTATCAGGATGCAAACTCTCAGGTCAAATTAACCTGGCAGGACTTTTAGGGATATCAAAACTTTCCCAGCTGAAAGCTCTTATCATTCCTTGTTCCTGTGGTCAACTGGACAGCTGACTTGATGTCACACTGACCTGGCAGAGTCACCAGATTTCCTGGCTGCCTGCAATAACAAGCTCATTTGTCTTCCCTCTCGCCAAGAACTTTCCTCTAATGTAATCTGATTTCCAAACAGACAGCTTGCATGTCTCCACCCAGAGTGAATTTATCACAGAGTTTATTTTCTTATGGTAaagacaataataacactttcaaattatcaggcagcataggatacattttcactgttacgctgatgatactcagctttacttatccataaatcttgATGAACCCAATCAGTTAGatggactacaagcatgtcttgaagatataaaaacttggatgactttacattttctgcttctaaaatcagacaagacagaagttgtcatctttggaccggagtctttaaaaaataaactgcttagtcaatcatttaacctggatggcattaaattgacctccggtaataaagtaaaaaaccttggtgttaactttgactaggacatgtcatttaaatcccatattaaacaggtttctaggatttccttctttcatctccagaacattgccaaaattagaaatatcctgtccaggagtgacactgaaaaactagtccatgcatttgttacttcaaggctggactattgtaattctttactatcaggatgtccacaaaatgcagttaaaagccttcagctgattcaaaatgctgcagcaagagttctgatgaaaattaaaaagagagatcatatttctcctattttagcttcccttcattggctccctgttaaatccagaatagaatttaaaattctcctcctcacatataaagcccttaatgatctagctccatcatacatcagagatctgattggtccatatgttcctaacagagcactttgttctcagactgcaggtttactggtggttcctagagtctctagaagtagaatgggaggcagatcctttagttatcaggctcctctcctgtggaaccagctcccagttttagtccgtgaggcagacaccctgtctacttttaaggctaggcttaaaactttcctttttgataaagcttatagttagagtggcttaggttatcctgaactatctctgtagttatgctgctataggcttaggctgctggaggacataatgaccactttcaccctcttcgctagattctcctactactctccaattttgcattatttgctgttatttcagcttttaactttatgttctctctcttttctcttcctagaagctacacctggcctggctctgtgtctacctgtttCTGGAGAttggcatcgtccaagcttctgctggcaacaacttattgctcaccctctacagatgatccacatggccctgtcttttagtgtttaaccctttctctctcctagacatggctactgactgagcttttactgtaactaactctatgtcctctctttcagactctaaccttgaaaactggagtgactgctacaagtcactgactggatgcaatctgctgggtttccttagatagaaaaacgttttatccaatttgaataaataactgaatctgactgaactgttcaatgattaggattaattggaatgtatgaacctgacttttttgAAGAGCCTTgaaacgacatgtgttgtgaattggtgctatataaataaaactgaattgaattgaatattggAAACCTTACAGATCCATAAATGGTTTAAGATGTTTTATTGGTCAAAAATGCCACCAAACCCTTGATGTCCCTGCATGGCATTATGACATATGGTAATATACAGTATCAGGATTATActtacaaaagataaaaaagcaaCATCTGTTGAGGCTTTTCTGCTACATAAAGAGTTTTAATAACTGATTTGCAGATGTGTTTAGGCTCATCCCGTCAAATCTGTTAATAGCAAAACCTCACCCTGAAATTAAAAGTGTTCACAGATTTATTTAAGACCTCCAGCCCTGAACCATCCTTTTTTTCTGGTTGTGCTGCTGCATTGCTGCTCCTAAACATACAGAATAGCTTCAGACATGCATGTCTAAGGTATGGCTCCTCAGCATAAAGGtggcacattttaaaaataaatgggggGAAAAGATCCACCTGTTGGTTACTATGGAGCAGCATTTCACCATGTAAATGTGCAGAACACTTGTGGGGCGTTCTAGTGCAGCTGATAACCTCATATTCTAACCCAAACCTTTAGATTactgtagaaataaaaacataatgataaaaaattatcctaaaaaaaatcaacctgACGTCAGTCCTCACCTGTTTTCCTTTCTGGATCTATTCTATCAATAATGTGATGTTTAAACTTTACCTCCACCCTGAAGCTGCCCCTGGCTCTAATCATATTTTAACACTAATCCAGCTTCCTCCGTCTTTCCACCTTTTATTGCTTCAACTGCCTCATTACGTCTGTACTATCATCCTCCTGATGAGACATTATTGCACATAATATCAGACATGATAAAAAGCCGAGGATGATTAGGTGTTGACCTCGTGACGTGTTACCGTTACTCTCTGACGTCActctttttaagaaaacaaagtcCTGCTGTTTAAGCCTTTTCTTTGGTGGGATTTAGCAGAAATAAGATGACAAGACATTTGTTGGATGGTGCTGACGTTACTTGGGAAGAATGACAAAGTTAGCAGTTCAGTAATGGACGGGTGCTGCTCCCAGGATTAAGATGACTTTACTCAACAGATTTGGTTTCTAAATATTAATGTAAACTAATAAGACTCTATAAAGCAGCCATATTCATGACAACATTCCCTACAGATAGTTTTTGCTCTTTCAGAGGTCTCTGATCAGACTGATACCGCAGACTGCCGCGTCTGCCCCGCATCCCAAACACTCAGAGCAGCTGAGGGAGGGGCGAGTTAGTGACGTCATGCTGCATTGcgctttcacaataaaagcaagTGAGGTAAAGATTTCAAAGTCAAGTATTTTTCGCCACCGCGGTATAATTTTTTGGGGGGGACAAATGCACCTCTCTATAAGGCATAGGAACCGTCCCCCCTGGTTCCTATGCCAAACAATTGGGTCATTAACAACTGGAGCAGCACATCTGATTTATGTACAGAAATATATAATCAGAACAGTCATATCCAGAAAATCATAGTTAATACTTCCTGGTATGGATTTGAACCCAGTTGTAAGACAATGCAGTCGGTTTATTCCtcaacccagcagattacaacagtggttgactttgcagcaatacctCATACCAAGCATGTTTGTGGCGACAGTGGagggaaaactcccctttaacctccagcagaaccaggctcagttaCCCCTTTTCCACCGACATGGTTTGGAGCCCAATCCGGTTCCCGAACGTGATTTCACACCGCTGCATATGTTTCCACTGACAAAAAGAGGTTCCAGAGAGCCAATTGTGGTTCAACTCGAGCACCGCAGAAAACCTGGTTCTTCTGCACAAACCGCAACGTCACCCAAGGAAGGGTCGAAGCTGCAGACAATAGAAGCAACAAGTACGGTGGCGAAAATGGAGAACGTTAcgtacaaacattatttatgtgTGCATAAACTCattaaacacacattaaaaggaACATTGCACGCAGCTCAGCAAGCTCCGCCGTCTCGCTACCGAGCTTTTCTCCTACGTTGTGTAACACCCACTGTTGATGCTTGGCtcccaaaactggtggaaatATGTGTCAGTGTTCAACAAAACGCCAAAGTTCAAACGCACCAACCTGAAGAACCAGAGTTCcttaagtggaaaaacactagcGCTGTAAGCGGCCATCTgctacgaccgactgggggtctgAGAGAAAAGACAAgagacacaaaagaacacagaaacactgatccaggagtactttctatgggaatgaaaagtgaaatattaatggttgtagctcctttagaggcttcatctatgagagaaagacagctaagcagatgaactctgaaccagttttcaaggttagagtctgaaagagagcacatagagttagtcacagtagaagctcagtc harbors:
- the rsph14 gene encoding radial spoke head 14 homolog isoform X2; this translates as MAAAVQDPNRAAVAFGRQAVPQLFEQLQQRNAPCSLRVLTSLCDLVHEPERLYQIVTGGFIAQLQDLLKDEDPSVRTKTCELLHLLTSHSIGRLALLSSSLLPPLSDLLDDSSSSCRRNVHLVLNGLAQMPAGAQALLMLVPKLMLKLRQMEEEQEEEEALLLSTLSSCSRLDPLPALASDGVPVLGHTLSHCSPNICREATEVLMALSVPEDGKRQVCEEQVLPVLMGLLQNGDLQVQTNAAGVIMNTVIITTGKYLSLELNAVSVLLNLLSEEEGEDQRKKRKTLVIYCLRALTALAEAPEGRCLLQDHLSLLEKRSQDQDQDIRRAARTAIRVVTWTP
- the rsph14 gene encoding radial spoke head 14 homolog isoform X1, whose product is MAAAVQDPNRAAVAFGRQAVPQLFEQLQQRNAPCSLRVLTSLCDLVHEPERLYQIVTGGFIAQLQDLLKDEDPSVRTKTCELLHLLTSHSIGRLALLSSSLLPPLSDLLDDSSSSCRRNVHLVLNGLAQMPAGAQALLMLVPKLMLKLRQMEEEQEEEEALLLSTLSSCSRLDPLPALASDGVPVLGHTLSHCSPNICREATEVLMALRYIRSVPEDGKRQVCEEQVLPVLMGLLQNGDLQVQTNAAGVIMNTVIITTGKYLSLELNAVSVLLNLLSEEEGEDQRKKRKTLVIYCLRALTALAEAPEGRCLLQDHLSLLEKRSQDQDQDIRRAARTAIRVVTWTP